The DNA sequence TTTCGAATCGATGATCAACTGGCGGCCGCCGGGAAGGTTGATGATCGCATCCGGCCGCCGCGCCATCGTTTCGCCTGCGACATGGGTCTGCAGGGTGAAATCGACGCCCGCGCGCAGTCCCGCCATTTCCAGGGTGTTGAGCAACTGCTGTTCGCCCCAGCTGCCCGATGTCTTGCTGCTCGATCGCAGTGCCGACACCAGCTTTGCCGCCTCGTCGCTGACCTGCCGCTGTCCCGCGGCGACCGCCGCCAGCTGCTCCTTCAAACCGCCATAGGCCTCCGTCCGCGCGGCTTCGACCTCGCCCAGCCGTGCCTCATATTTGACCAGAGTGTCCTTCACCGGCGCGATCAGCTCCGCCAGCTGGTTGCGATTAGCCTCCAGCCCGGCGCCCGCCGCCTCCCGCTGCCGCACCATCAAGGCCTCGGCGCGTTCCGCCAGCTTTGCCTGGGCACCATCGAGCGCCTTGGCGGCGAGCGCCTGGAAGGTATCGACGGTTCGTGCCACTTCGGCGGCATGGGCGCGGTCGCGCTCGGCCTGCGCCGCGCGCACCGCCGCCAATTCCCCTGCCAGGGCCTCGCGCTGGTGCTCCGCCGCTGCAAGCTCGGCATTGCGCGCCGTCAGCGTCTGGACCTCGACGGCATGGCCGGCGCGCAATTCCTTCTGGCGAACGACTTCGGCAGTCGCCATCGCCGTCTCGGCCTTCAACGCGTCGCGTTCGCCGCGCATCGCCGCGAGCGGCCGCGCCCATAACGCCCAGCCGAGCAGCAG is a window from the Polymorphobacter fuscus genome containing:
- the rmuC gene encoding DNA recombination protein RmuC; translation: MMIAGAAGLLVALLLGWALWARPLAAMRGERDALKAETAMATAEVVRQKELRAGHAVEVQTLTARNAELAAAEHQREALAGELAAVRAAQAERDRAHAAEVARTVDTFQALAAKALDGAQAKLAERAEALMVRQREAAGAGLEANRNQLAELIAPVKDTLVKYEARLGEVEAARTEAYGGLKEQLAAVAAGQRQVSDEAAKLVSALRSSSKTSGSWGEQQLLNTLEMAGLRAGVDFTLQTHVAGETMARRPDAIINLPGGRQLIIDSKCSLKDYLEGVEATGEGERLAAFKRHAESVRRHAKGLSDKAYWNEFGTAADFVVMFIPGENFLSAAMEHDLPLLGWAFEQRILLAGPINLLAIAKTVALVWRQEKLAEEAREIGKLGAELHAAIATMADHVAGVGRNLSQAVGSYNAFVGSLEGNVLPKARRFTEMGVEKGKKSVAAVGVVDAAVRAVAARELLPRPAPAQLPSAAQDAAE